The Halosimplex litoreum genome has a window encoding:
- a CDS encoding extracellular solute-binding protein, with protein MSDNTGFGRRRFVKTLAAGSAVGLAGCGLAPGSGTATDSGGDGGDGGSNAEIPSLTEFRGSGTLASGRPAPEGTSIQDLPDLSGDLNLYIGGGEGGIYYQFVEMLQEIYPEFTVFSSDAGSASLAQTIVDEVEAGAAQADVFWSIDASSLGYVANNDAYEPMPDEAVESVPSDFRGDDNAWVGVAGRARSVPYNTDELSESDIPDKVADFPGTDAFQDAMGWAPTYGAFKSFVTAMRLQRGADATQQWLESMQEAGIVRRGNEYVVSQQVADGTLSAGFANHYYAMRVLNQRPEAPIDLAFTSGDAGALVNVAGALAVQGTEKADLVADFVQHLLSAEAQEFFATVSFAYPMIPGVQPVGGLPTVDELNPPEIDLAELANLQPTLELMREAGVL; from the coding sequence ATGAGCGACAACACAGGATTCGGGCGGCGTCGGTTCGTCAAGACACTCGCCGCGGGGTCGGCGGTGGGACTGGCCGGGTGCGGGCTCGCGCCCGGTTCGGGGACGGCCACCGACTCCGGCGGAGACGGTGGCGACGGCGGGTCGAACGCAGAGATCCCCTCACTCACCGAGTTCCGCGGGTCGGGAACGCTCGCGTCGGGACGACCGGCGCCGGAGGGCACGTCGATCCAGGACCTGCCCGATCTGTCGGGCGACCTCAACCTCTACATCGGCGGGGGCGAGGGCGGGATCTACTACCAGTTCGTCGAGATGCTCCAAGAGATCTACCCGGAGTTCACGGTGTTCTCCTCGGACGCGGGGTCGGCGTCGCTCGCCCAGACCATCGTCGACGAGGTCGAGGCCGGCGCGGCCCAGGCCGACGTGTTCTGGTCGATCGACGCGAGTTCGCTCGGCTACGTCGCGAACAACGACGCCTACGAGCCGATGCCCGACGAGGCGGTCGAGTCGGTCCCGTCGGACTTCCGCGGCGACGACAACGCGTGGGTCGGCGTCGCCGGCCGCGCGCGGTCGGTCCCGTACAACACCGACGAACTCAGCGAGAGCGACATCCCCGACAAGGTCGCCGACTTCCCCGGAACCGACGCGTTCCAGGACGCGATGGGGTGGGCGCCGACCTACGGCGCGTTCAAGTCCTTCGTCACCGCCATGCGCCTCCAGCGCGGGGCCGACGCAACCCAGCAGTGGCTCGAATCGATGCAAGAGGCCGGGATCGTCCGCCGCGGCAACGAGTACGTCGTCTCCCAGCAGGTCGCCGACGGGACGCTGTCGGCCGGCTTCGCGAATCACTACTACGCGATGCGCGTGCTGAACCAGCGGCCCGAGGCGCCGATCGACCTGGCGTTCACCAGCGGCGACGCCGGCGCGCTGGTCAACGTCGCCGGTGCGCTCGCGGTCCAGGGCACCGAGAAAGCCGATCTGGTCGCGGACTTCGTGCAACACCTCCTCTCGGCGGAGGCCCAGGAGTTTTTCGCCACGGTGAGTTTCGCTTACCCGATGATCCCGGGCGTCCAGCCGGTCGGCGGCCTGCCGACGGTCGACGAGCTGAACCCGCCGGAGATCGACCTGGCGGAACTGGCGAACCTCCAGCCGACGCTGGAGCTGATGCGGGAGGCGGGTGTCCTGTAG